From the genome of Acidobacteriota bacterium, one region includes:
- a CDS encoding 3-deoxy-7-phosphoheptulonate synthase — protein sequence MFRRTDDLRIAQTRPLLPPAILLEELPISEAASNVVANTRAAISDVLAGRDGRLVVIVGPCSIHDTRAALDYAKRLLPVAERYKDQLITVMRCYFEKPRTSVGWKGLVNDPDLDESFHINKGIRLARRLLLDVNELGLPTACEFLDTQLPQHIADLTSWVAIGARTTESQVHRELASGLSMPVGFKNGTDGSAQVAVDAVLSARSPHLFPSVTKQGVSAIFQTTGNDTGHVILRGGTRTGPNYDAAAVRELCDRLRANELPERVMIDCSHGNSRKDHRLQVDVAHDVAAQVADGSWPIFGVMLESHLVEGRQNYVPGCAAVYGQSITDACLSFEQTEPLLELLASAQQARGVRADADVVSPR from the coding sequence ATGTTCCGCAGGACCGACGACCTCCGTATCGCCCAGACCCGCCCGTTGCTGCCGCCCGCCATCCTGCTCGAAGAGCTCCCGATCTCGGAGGCCGCCTCGAACGTGGTTGCCAACACGCGGGCGGCCATCTCCGACGTGCTGGCCGGCCGCGACGGACGCCTCGTGGTGATTGTCGGTCCCTGCTCGATCCACGACACCCGCGCCGCCCTCGACTACGCGAAGCGGCTCCTGCCCGTCGCCGAACGCTACAAGGACCAGCTCATCACGGTGATGCGCTGCTACTTCGAGAAGCCGCGGACGTCTGTCGGCTGGAAGGGGCTCGTCAACGATCCCGACCTCGACGAGAGCTTCCACATCAACAAGGGGATTCGCCTCGCGCGCCGCCTCCTGCTCGACGTGAACGAGCTCGGCCTGCCGACGGCGTGCGAGTTCCTCGACACGCAGCTGCCGCAGCACATCGCCGACCTCACCTCATGGGTCGCGATTGGCGCGCGCACCACCGAGAGTCAGGTCCACCGCGAGCTCGCGTCGGGCCTCTCGATGCCCGTGGGATTCAAGAACGGCACCGACGGCAGCGCCCAGGTGGCTGTCGACGCCGTGCTCTCGGCGCGCTCGCCGCACCTGTTCCCGTCGGTCACCAAGCAGGGCGTGTCGGCGATCTTCCAGACCACCGGCAACGACACGGGCCACGTCATCCTCCGCGGCGGCACGCGCACGGGGCCGAACTACGACGCGGCAGCGGTGCGCGAGCTGTGCGACCGCCTCAGGGCCAACGAACTGCCCGAACGCGTGATGATCGACTGTTCGCACGGCAACAGCCGGAAGGACCATCGCCTGCAGGTGGACGTTGCGCACGACGTCGCCGCGCAGGTCGCCGACGGGTCGTGGCCGATCTTCGGCGTCATGCTCGAGAGTCACCTCGTCGAAGGCCGCCAGAACTACGTCCCGGGCTGCGCGGCCGTATACGGCCAGAGCATCACCGATGCGTGCCTGTCGTTCGAACAGACCGAACCGCTCCTCGAACTGCTGGCGAGCGCGCAGCAGGCACGCGGCGTGCGCGCCGACGCCGACGTGGTCTCGCCGCGCTGA
- a CDS encoding sugar phosphate isomerase/epimerase: MSSIDTSTLSRRTFLAATLATPLTAALSAAVRPTVGLELFSVRGELAKDLFGTVRKVAGIGYEAVEFFSPYYQWDTAYAKQVRQLLDDVGLKAPSTHNSADVFTPEGLKKAVELNQAIGSTLVVMASAGRGVSTIDDWKRLSDRLAQASETLRPLGMRAGFHNHQNEFTAVEGTRPMDVIASRTPRDFVLQLDVGTCVHAGQDPVAWIKAHPGRIASIHCKDWAPGEGPDKGYHVLTGEGTANWPAIRAAAESVGGVETYLIEQEGSRYTPFETVEKCLASWRGMKA, from the coding sequence ATGTCATCGATCGACACTTCGACGCTCTCCCGCCGCACGTTCCTAGCGGCGACCCTCGCCACGCCGCTGACGGCAGCGCTCTCGGCCGCTGTCCGACCCACTGTCGGTCTCGAGCTGTTCTCGGTCCGTGGGGAGCTCGCCAAGGACCTGTTCGGTACGGTTCGCAAGGTGGCCGGGATCGGCTACGAAGCCGTCGAGTTCTTCTCGCCGTACTACCAATGGGACACGGCCTACGCCAAACAGGTGCGGCAACTGCTCGACGACGTGGGGCTGAAGGCGCCGTCGACGCACAACTCCGCCGACGTGTTCACGCCCGAGGGGCTGAAGAAGGCGGTCGAGTTGAACCAGGCCATCGGCTCGACGCTCGTCGTGATGGCGAGCGCGGGCCGTGGCGTCAGCACCATCGACGACTGGAAACGACTGTCCGATCGGCTCGCGCAGGCGTCGGAGACGCTGCGCCCGCTCGGCATGCGCGCGGGCTTCCACAATCACCAGAACGAGTTCACGGCCGTCGAGGGCACGCGACCGATGGACGTGATCGCCAGCCGCACGCCGCGCGACTTCGTGCTGCAGCTCGATGTCGGCACGTGCGTCCACGCCGGGCAGGATCCCGTGGCGTGGATCAAGGCGCACCCCGGACGCATCGCGAGCATCCACTGCAAGGACTGGGCGCCTGGCGAAGGACCCGACAAGGGATACCACGTGCTTACGGGTGAAGGCACCGCCAACTGGCCAGCCATCCGCGCCGCCGCCGAATCGGTCGGAGGCGTCGAGACGTATCTCATCGAGCAGGAAGGCAGCCGCTACACGCCGTTCGAGACGGTCGAGAAGTGTCTCGCCTCGTGGCGCGGCATGAAGGCCTGA
- a CDS encoding HAMP domain-containing protein: MRAPLSFRTRLTLRWTIAFGLLLACANLAVYLGVRTYVHRDFDATLRTLAGTEIVSSTDEDGELHLHDLALEDLIGGDYTDKFVQYFSLDGRIAFQSTVLGGRRVLDEAEFARALAGDHRVITLRIGDRRGRVVTALIRDASTSYVAAIGLFTDALDLMLSRLAAILVAVWVLALGATAWIGFLLASRALEPIDAITARAARIATGDIDMRLDPPHVDDEIGRMTRLLNEMLDRLHAVIDSHKRFAADASHELRSPLTAMAGEIDVALRRERDTDDYRDTLERLRAQIDGLTQVSEHLMLLARVEERGEYVAAEEVSLDTLVGDACTRVAGLATARGVTIASDALDGFVAYGQPGLLARVIDNLLSNAIQYNRDGGTVRIAAFDEPAAGDAWETGRVRIEVSDTGPGIPADEWERIFDRFYRREPSRSRRTGGAGLGLALSRAITAWHGGTLRVRASGAQGTTFELVLPGQRDQR; this comes from the coding sequence GTGCGCGCGCCGCTGTCTTTCAGGACCCGCCTCACGCTGCGCTGGACCATCGCGTTCGGCCTGCTGCTCGCCTGCGCAAACCTTGCGGTGTACCTCGGCGTGCGTACCTACGTGCACCGCGACTTCGATGCCACGCTCCGCACGCTGGCGGGCACCGAGATCGTGTCGTCGACGGACGAGGACGGCGAGCTCCACCTGCACGACCTCGCGCTCGAGGACCTGATCGGTGGCGACTACACCGACAAGTTCGTGCAGTACTTCTCCCTCGACGGCCGCATCGCGTTCCAGTCGACGGTGCTCGGCGGCAGGCGCGTGCTCGACGAGGCGGAGTTCGCGCGCGCGCTGGCGGGCGATCACCGCGTCATCACGCTGCGCATCGGCGACAGGCGCGGACGCGTGGTCACGGCGCTGATCCGCGATGCCTCCACGTCGTACGTCGCGGCGATCGGGCTATTCACCGACGCGCTCGACCTGATGCTGTCTCGCCTCGCCGCCATCCTCGTCGCCGTGTGGGTCCTCGCGCTCGGCGCCACGGCGTGGATCGGCTTCCTCCTCGCGTCACGCGCGCTCGAACCCATCGACGCGATCACCGCGCGCGCCGCGCGCATCGCGACGGGCGACATCGACATGCGTCTCGATCCGCCGCACGTGGACGATGAGATCGGGCGAATGACGCGGCTGCTGAACGAGATGCTCGACAGGCTGCACGCCGTGATCGACAGCCACAAGCGGTTCGCCGCCGACGCGTCGCACGAACTGCGTTCGCCGCTCACGGCGATGGCCGGCGAGATCGACGTCGCGTTGCGGCGCGAACGCGACACCGACGACTATCGCGACACGCTGGAGCGCCTGCGCGCGCAGATCGACGGCCTGACGCAGGTATCCGAGCACCTCATGCTCCTTGCACGCGTCGAGGAGCGCGGAGAGTACGTGGCAGCCGAGGAGGTCTCGCTCGACACGCTCGTCGGCGACGCATGCACCAGGGTCGCAGGACTGGCGACCGCGCGCGGCGTCACGATCGCGTCGGACGCGCTCGACGGGTTCGTGGCGTACGGCCAGCCCGGCCTCCTCGCCCGCGTGATCGACAACCTGTTGTCCAACGCGATCCAGTACAACAGGGACGGCGGGACGGTTCGCATCGCCGCGTTCGACGAGCCCGCGGCCGGCGACGCGTGGGAAACGGGCCGGGTGCGCATCGAGGTGTCGGATACGGGGCCTGGTATCCCCGCGGACGAATGGGAGCGCATCTTCGATCGCTTCTACCGCCGCGAACCGTCGCGATCGCGACGCACGGGCGGCGCGGGGCTCGGCCTGGCCCTGAGCCGCGCCATCACCGCCTGGCACGGCGGCACCCTGCGCGTCCGCGCGTCGGGCGCGCAGGGGACGACATTCGAACTCGTCCTCCCGGGTCAGCGCGACCAACGGTAG
- a CDS encoding dynamin family protein, with protein sequence MPAALLRPEDQQLLSDERATLAALLDLLTGLEAAPDALDALRRSVQQLDDLFLVVIVGEFNAGKSAFINALLRTPVLEEGVTPTTAQVHLLRYGDEASRVVRSDHLHVIAAPVDVLREITLVDTPGTNAVIREHEAITAEFVPRSDLVLFVTSADRPFTESERQFLTAIREWGKKVVLVVNKIDLLETEADIAKVTAFVADHARETLGTAPETFPVSAKLAMRARQGHPEVWTASRFEALERFVHDRLDQRERLRLKLANPVGVGAALASRYLGVTDGRLALLQDDLRLLSDVDQQHAIHRADVQQQFSLRMGDIDNVLLRMEQRGQAWFDDVLRFARVMELLDKSRVQERFVREVVADAPAEIERKVSDLIDWMVSTDLRQWQQVTSHLADRRRQYRDRIVGDPELAGFHLERGRLLESVGREAQRVVDGFDRQREAAVMAEGARNAVAAAAAAGAGALGLGTLVTIAATTAAADITGIVLAGVIATVGLFIVPARRRKAKQELRQKVHDLRETLATALRAQFERELQRSTDRLQEGIAPYSRFVRAEQQSLTAARDGLTGQIDALAGLKARIDAIA encoded by the coding sequence ATGCCCGCCGCCCTCCTCCGTCCAGAGGACCAGCAGCTCCTGAGCGACGAGCGCGCCACGCTCGCCGCGCTGCTCGACCTGCTCACGGGGCTCGAGGCGGCACCTGACGCGCTCGACGCACTGCGCCGGTCCGTCCAGCAGCTCGACGACCTGTTCCTCGTCGTCATCGTCGGTGAGTTCAACGCCGGCAAGAGCGCGTTCATCAACGCACTCCTCAGGACACCGGTCCTCGAAGAAGGCGTCACGCCGACGACGGCGCAGGTGCACCTGCTGCGCTACGGTGACGAGGCGAGCCGCGTGGTGCGATCGGACCACCTCCATGTGATCGCGGCGCCCGTCGACGTCCTTCGCGAGATCACGCTCGTCGACACACCGGGCACCAACGCCGTCATCCGCGAACACGAAGCCATCACGGCCGAGTTCGTGCCGCGCTCGGATCTCGTGCTGTTCGTGACGTCGGCCGACAGGCCGTTCACCGAGAGCGAACGGCAGTTCCTCACCGCGATCCGCGAATGGGGCAAGAAGGTCGTCCTCGTCGTCAACAAGATCGACCTGCTGGAGACCGAGGCCGACATCGCGAAAGTGACCGCCTTTGTGGCCGATCACGCCCGCGAGACGCTCGGCACCGCGCCCGAGACGTTCCCCGTGAGTGCGAAGCTCGCGATGCGCGCCAGGCAGGGCCACCCCGAAGTGTGGACCGCGAGCCGCTTCGAGGCGCTCGAACGCTTCGTGCACGACAGGCTGGACCAGCGCGAACGCCTGCGCCTGAAGCTCGCCAATCCCGTCGGGGTCGGCGCGGCGCTCGCATCGCGCTACCTCGGCGTCACCGACGGCCGCCTTGCGCTGCTGCAGGATGATCTGCGCCTGCTGAGCGACGTCGATCAACAGCACGCGATCCACCGCGCCGACGTCCAGCAGCAGTTCTCGCTGCGCATGGGCGACATCGACAACGTCCTGCTCCGGATGGAACAGCGCGGGCAGGCGTGGTTCGACGATGTGCTGCGGTTCGCGCGGGTGATGGAACTGCTGGACAAGTCGCGGGTGCAGGAGCGCTTCGTCAGGGAAGTGGTGGCCGACGCCCCCGCGGAGATCGAGCGGAAGGTGTCGGATCTCATCGACTGGATGGTCAGCACGGACCTGCGTCAGTGGCAGCAGGTCACGTCGCACCTTGCCGACCGTCGTCGTCAGTATCGCGATCGGATCGTCGGCGATCCGGAGCTGGCGGGATTCCACCTCGAACGTGGGCGCCTGCTGGAGTCCGTCGGCAGGGAAGCGCAGCGGGTGGTGGACGGGTTCGATCGGCAGCGCGAGGCGGCGGTGATGGCCGAAGGCGCGCGCAACGCCGTTGCGGCAGCCGCGGCGGCGGGAGCGGGTGCGCTCGGTCTCGGCACGCTGGTGACCATCGCCGCGACGACGGCCGCGGCGGACATCACGGGCATCGTGCTGGCGGGCGTGATCGCGACCGTGGGCCTGTTCATCGTGCCGGCGCGTCGCCGCAAGGCGAAGCAGGAACTCCGCCAGAAGGTCCACGATCTGCGCGAGACGCTCGCCACGGCGCTGCGCGCGCAGTTCGAGCGCGAACTGCAGCGCAGCACGGACCGGCTGCAGGAAGGCATCGCCCCGTACAGCCGATTCGTGCGGGCCGAGCAGCAGTCGCTGACTGCCGCCCGGGATGGCCTCACCGGCCAGATCGACGCGCTGGCGGGCCTGAAGGCGCGCATCGATGCGATCGCCTGA